A single region of the Oreochromis niloticus isolate F11D_XX linkage group LG19, O_niloticus_UMD_NMBU, whole genome shotgun sequence genome encodes:
- the LOC100691897 gene encoding tubulin beta-4B chain, whose amino-acid sequence MREIVHLQAGQCGNQIGAKFWEVISDEHGIDPTGTYHGDSDLQLERINVYYNEATGGKYVPRAVLVDLEPGTMDSVRSGPFGQVFRPDNFVFGQSGAGNNWAKGHYTEGAELVDSVLDVVRKEAESCDCLQGFQLTHSLGGGTGSGMGTLLISKIREEYPDRIMNTFSVVPSPKVSDTVVEPYNATLSVHQLVENTDETYCIDNEALYDICFRTLKLTTPTYGDLNHLVSATMSGVTTCLRFPGQLNADLRKLAVNMVPFPRLHFFMPGFAPLTSRGSQQYRALTVPELTQQMFDAKNMMAACDPRHGRYLTVAAIFRGRMSMKEVDEQMLNVQNKNSSYFVEWIPNNVKTAVCDIPPRGLKMAATFIGNSTAIQELFKRISEQFTAMFRRKAFLHWYTGEGMDEMEFTEAESNMNDLVSEYQQYQEATAEEEGEFEEEGEEDMA is encoded by the exons ATGAGGGAAATAGTTCATCTGCAGGCCGGCCAGTGCGGCAACCAAATCGGCGCGAAG TTCTGGGAGGTTATAAGCGACGAACATGGCATCGATCCCACCGGGACTTACCACGGGGACAGCGACCTACAGCTGGAGCGAATCAACGTGTACTACAACGAGGCTACAG GTGGGAAGTATGTCCCTCGTGCGGTCCTGGTGGACTTGGAGCCGGGCACAATGGACTCTGTGAGGTCTGGCCCCTTCGGTCAGGTGTTTAGACCTGACAACTTTGTCTTTG GTCAGAGCGGGGCAGGGAACAACTGGGCTAAAGGCCACTACACTGAGGGGGCGGAGCTGGTGGATTCAGTCCTGGATGTGGTGAGGAAGGAGGCAGAGAGCTGCGACTGCCTCCAGGGCTTCCAACTCACGCACTCCCTGGGCGGAGGTACGGGCTCCGGCATGGGCACGCTGCTCATCAGCAAGATCCGCGAGGAATACCCGGATCGCATCATGAACACTTTCAGCGTGGTTCCCTCCCCCAAG GTGTCCGACACAGTGGTGGAGCCATACAACGCCACCCTCTCCGTACACCAGCTGGTAGAGAACACGGACGAGACTTACTGCATCGATAACGAGGCCTTGTACGACATCTGCTTCCGCACGCTGAAGCTCACGACGCCCACCTACGGCGACCTTAACCATCTTGTCTCGGCCACAATGAGCGGCGTGACCACCTGCCTCCGTTTTCCCGGCCAGCTCAATGCGGACCTGAGGAAACTGGCCGTGAACATGGTGCCGTTTCCCAGGCTGCACTTCTTCATGCCGGGCTTTGCGCCCCTGACCAGCCGCGGCAGCCAGCAGTACAG GGCGTTGACCGTTCCCGAGCTGACCCAGCAGATGTTCGACGCCAAGAACATGATGGCAGCATGCGACCCACGCCACGGGCGCTACCTAACGGTCGCCGCCATCTTCCGAGGCCGCATGTCCATGAAGGAGGTGGACGAGCAGATGCTGAACGTGCAGAACAAGAACAGCAGCTATTTCGTGGAGTGGATCCCCAACAACGTGAAGACGGCCGTCTGCGACATCCCTCCGCGCGGCCTCAAGATGGCTGCCACATTCATTGGCAACAGCACGGCCATCCAGGAGCTGTTCAAGCGCATCTCTGAGCAGTTCACCGCCATGTTCCGCCGCAAGGCCTTCCTTCACTG GTACACGGGCGAGGGCATGGACGAGATGGAGTTCACGGAGGCCGAGAGCAACATGAACGACCTGGTGTCCGAGTACCAGCAGTACCAGGAGGCCACGGCCGAGGAGGAGGGAGAGTTCGAggaggagggtgaagaggaCATGGCCTAA